One stretch of Fictibacillus sp. b24 DNA includes these proteins:
- a CDS encoding M50 family metallopeptidase, translated as MIKLIFEFIRKIKINPFFWIVIFGAVYTGHFREIIIWFFVVLIHEMGHFAGARLFKWRVSRIDLLPFGGAAVVEEHGTRPFHEEIWVAVLGPLQHVWLIGIAYALRQGEIISADDFYWFFLLNVTLFIFNLLPIWPLDGGKVAFALFAKWIPFKEAQRIFLLVSGGLLIIGSAWQLSIQPTHLNLWVISTFLGLAHVLEWRSRHYVFMRFLLSRVQQTSSRTTRTIIVPPTWPLSKVTHQLMKGVTHYIVIKNLKPIKIKEAELLDAYFHKHPPECAIGKVFR; from the coding sequence TTGATTAAATTAATATTCGAATTTATACGAAAAATAAAGATCAATCCCTTCTTTTGGATTGTTATTTTTGGAGCCGTCTATACAGGACACTTCAGGGAAATTATCATTTGGTTTTTCGTTGTTCTTATTCACGAGATGGGTCACTTTGCTGGGGCCCGTCTTTTTAAATGGAGAGTTTCAAGAATTGATCTTCTTCCCTTTGGAGGAGCAGCTGTCGTTGAAGAGCACGGTACAAGGCCCTTTCACGAAGAAATATGGGTGGCAGTTCTTGGGCCGCTGCAGCATGTATGGTTAATTGGAATTGCATATGCTTTAAGGCAAGGAGAGATCATTTCTGCTGATGACTTTTATTGGTTCTTTCTTTTAAACGTTACATTGTTTATTTTTAATCTTCTTCCAATATGGCCTTTGGACGGTGGGAAAGTGGCGTTTGCCCTCTTCGCCAAATGGATTCCTTTTAAAGAAGCACAACGCATTTTTTTACTAGTATCGGGAGGCTTATTAATCATCGGGAGCGCTTGGCAGCTATCCATACAGCCAACACATTTGAATTTATGGGTGATAAGCACATTCTTAGGATTAGCACATGTCCTTGAATGGAGAAGCAGACATTATGTTTTTATGCGGTTCTTATTAAGCAGGGTGCAGCAAACTTCATCAAGAACCACACGAACGATTATTGTTCCGCCAACATGGCCACTTTCAAAAGTTACACATCAACTAATGAAAGGGGTTACACATTACATCGTCATTAAGAACCTCAAACCCATTAAGATAAAAGAAGCAGAGCTTTTAGATGCCTATTTTCATAAACATCCTCCTGAATGTGCAATTGGGAAAGTTTTTCGTTAG
- a CDS encoding Rne/Rng family ribonuclease gives MQRVVINAAGMEKRTALLDNEKLIECAIHRPTEKPLTGNIYKGKVQKVLPGMQAVFVDIGTDKNGFLHKDDLPAYQQLSEDDKKKASISNLIREGESILVQVSKEETGDKGAKLTGLISFTGHLLVYFPFTPHIGISKKIRESQRSALQTWGSSVLSGAEGLIIRTGCEDFPEQEMNHELENLRRQLKEAEKKSAGKKAPALIVQPPFFYPLLERWLNANVEEIVVDDYDTYNLVKEYAASYRNPYSVKLYNEKEPLFHKFGIDVDIEKTLSPLVWLKNGSFLYFNVTEALTAIDVNTGKFTGKKDRSKTVVETNLIAAKEIMKQLRLRNIAGMIVIDFITMQSNEDKEQIIKAMREEVRKDSSTMVLHGFTKMGLFEMTRKKERPSLLETLAEKQSHMMDGYILRSETLYFKMERLVKEYTFEDVEALWIEVPHHFSEWMQKNPDKLKVIKEQTGLVLFLSAGSSNREIIVRQSGKENEVRSRMLKDSD, from the coding sequence ATGCAGCGAGTGGTAATCAATGCAGCAGGAATGGAAAAACGTACTGCACTTCTTGATAACGAAAAGCTTATAGAATGTGCTATCCATAGGCCAACTGAAAAGCCGTTAACAGGAAACATATACAAAGGTAAAGTTCAAAAAGTATTACCAGGCATGCAGGCGGTGTTTGTAGACATTGGAACAGATAAGAATGGTTTTCTTCACAAAGATGACCTTCCTGCTTATCAACAGCTTTCGGAGGATGATAAGAAAAAGGCATCTATTTCGAATCTTATAAGAGAAGGAGAATCGATTCTTGTTCAAGTATCAAAAGAAGAGACTGGAGATAAAGGGGCAAAGTTAACAGGACTTATTTCTTTTACCGGTCACCTTCTCGTATATTTCCCGTTCACCCCACACATTGGGATATCGAAAAAAATAAGAGAATCCCAACGGAGTGCACTGCAAACATGGGGAAGTTCAGTATTATCTGGTGCGGAAGGATTAATCATTCGAACAGGATGTGAGGACTTTCCTGAGCAGGAAATGAATCATGAGCTTGAGAACTTAAGAAGACAATTAAAAGAGGCTGAAAAAAAGTCAGCTGGCAAAAAAGCGCCTGCTCTAATCGTTCAGCCCCCTTTTTTCTATCCTTTATTAGAAAGATGGCTTAACGCAAATGTAGAAGAGATCGTCGTGGATGATTATGACACGTATAATCTCGTTAAAGAATATGCAGCTTCCTATCGTAATCCTTATTCTGTAAAGTTGTACAATGAAAAAGAACCTCTTTTTCACAAGTTTGGAATTGACGTAGACATCGAAAAAACACTTTCTCCTCTTGTGTGGTTAAAGAATGGTTCTTTTCTGTACTTCAATGTAACTGAAGCTTTAACGGCAATTGATGTGAATACGGGAAAATTCACCGGAAAAAAAGACCGTTCTAAAACAGTGGTTGAGACGAACTTAATCGCTGCCAAAGAAATAATGAAACAGCTCCGCTTACGCAATATAGCGGGGATGATCGTTATCGATTTTATTACCATGCAATCAAATGAAGACAAAGAACAAATTATTAAGGCAATGCGCGAGGAAGTGAGAAAAGATTCTTCCACCATGGTTTTACATGGCTTCACAAAAATGGGATTGTTTGAGATGACTAGAAAAAAAGAACGTCCATCACTTCTAGAAACGCTAGCGGAAAAGCAAAGCCATATGATGGATGGGTATATACTTCGTTCAGAAACACTGTATTTCAAAATGGAGCGGTTGGTTAAGGAATACACATTTGAAGATGTAGAAGCGTTATGGATAGAAGTGCCTCATCACTTTTCAGAATGGATGCAAAAAAATCCCGACAAACTGAAAGTGATTAAGGAACAAACTGGACTCGTTTTGTTTCTATCGGCAGGCTCATCAAACCGTGAAATAATCGTGAGGCAGTCAGGCAAAGAAAACGAAGTAAGAAGCAGAATGTTAAAAGATTCAGATTGA
- the rplU gene encoding 50S ribosomal protein L21, with amino-acid sequence MYAIIQTGGKQVRVEEGQAIYVEKLDVEAGETVTFEDVLMVGGDSLKVGAPLVEGATVTAKVEKHGRGEKIVVYKFKAKKNYRRKQGHRQPYTKVVIDKING; translated from the coding sequence ATGTACGCAATTATTCAAACTGGTGGTAAGCAAGTTCGAGTTGAAGAAGGTCAAGCAATCTATGTTGAAAAACTAGATGTTGAAGCTGGTGAAACAGTAACATTCGAAGATGTATTGATGGTCGGTGGAGACAGCTTGAAAGTAGGAGCTCCTTTAGTTGAAGGTGCTACAGTTACGGCAAAAGTTGAAAAACATGGCCGTGGCGAAAAAATCGTTGTCTACAAGTTTAAGGCGAAGAAGAACTATCGTCGTAAGCAAGGACACCGTCAACCATACACAAAAGTTGTGATTGACAAGATTAACGGGTAA
- a CDS encoding ribosomal-processing cysteine protease Prp has protein sequence MIKVSIYRNRNQNILSFTMDGHADFAPHGQDLVCAAATAVSFGTINAIEKLCGFEPEVTTHEDGGFLKCKVPNNLDDSTYQKTQWLLEGMIVSLASIEEGYNEYIKLTEHEGGATNA, from the coding sequence ATGATTAAAGTTTCTATTTACAGAAACCGTAATCAAAACATACTTTCGTTTACGATGGATGGACATGCTGATTTTGCTCCACATGGCCAAGATTTGGTTTGTGCAGCCGCAACAGCCGTGTCGTTCGGTACAATTAATGCTATTGAAAAGCTTTGCGGCTTTGAGCCGGAAGTGACCACTCATGAAGATGGTGGGTTTCTAAAGTGTAAAGTACCGAATAATCTTGATGATTCTACCTATCAAAAAACGCAATGGCTTTTGGAAGGCATGATTGTATCTCTTGCTTCAATTGAAGAAGGGTACAACGAGTATATAAAATTGACTGAACATGAAGGAGGTGCAACGAATGCTTAA
- the rpmA gene encoding 50S ribosomal protein L27: protein MLKLNLQYFASKKGVGSTKNGRDSQSKRLGAKRADGQFVSGGSILYRQRGTKIYPGTNVGKGGDDTLFAKVDGIVRFERYGRDRKKVSVYPIAQEA, encoded by the coding sequence ATGCTTAAATTAAACCTTCAATACTTTGCCTCTAAAAAAGGGGTAGGTAGCACAAAGAATGGTCGTGATTCACAGTCTAAGCGTCTTGGCGCTAAGCGTGCTGACGGACAATTCGTTTCTGGTGGTTCAATTCTTTATCGTCAACGTGGTACTAAGATCTATCCTGGTACAAACGTAGGTAAAGGCGGAGATGACACACTATTTGCTAAGGTAGACGGAATCGTTCGTTTCGAGCGTTATGGCCGTGACCGCAAAAAGGTAAGTGTTTACCCAATCGCGCAAGAAGCGTAA
- a CDS encoding Spo0B domain-containing protein yields the protein MSKKWTTVDLLRHARHDWLNQLQLIKANLSLDRTERAKEIMNEVIELSREESRISNLKTPNLSEYLLTYNWLKHPVKLYGKVNGESGDFSLFEDELLHTTKEVCDVLNNSISGYDEYSLTVTFDPAALRVCYAFQGALTDGESTFENMKNIFSTHKSMLLIESYNQENKCYFDIQLTS from the coding sequence ATGTCAAAAAAATGGACAACTGTCGATCTTTTGCGCCACGCCAGGCATGACTGGCTAAACCAGCTACAGCTTATTAAAGCAAACTTATCACTTGACCGCACTGAGCGGGCAAAAGAGATTATGAATGAAGTAATTGAACTATCCCGGGAAGAATCAAGAATCTCTAACCTGAAAACCCCGAATTTATCGGAGTACTTATTAACATATAATTGGTTGAAACATCCGGTTAAATTGTATGGAAAAGTAAATGGGGAAAGCGGGGATTTCAGCTTATTTGAAGACGAATTGTTACATACAACGAAAGAAGTATGCGATGTGTTGAACAATTCCATTTCGGGTTATGATGAATACTCACTTACTGTTACATTTGATCCTGCAGCTCTTCGTGTTTGTTACGCCTTTCAAGGGGCACTGACAGACGGGGAGAGTACCTTTGAAAACATGAAGAATATTTTTTCAACACATAAAAGCATGTTACTCATCGAAAGCTATAACCAGGAAAATAAGTGTTATTTTGATATTCAGTTAACTTCTTAA
- the obgE gene encoding GTPase ObgE, with translation MFVDQVKIYLKAGDGGNGMVAFRREKYVPDGGPAGGDGGKGANVIFEVEEGLRTLMDFRYNRHFKAPRGEHGMSKGMHGKKANDMIVKVPPGTVVTDANTGETIADLVHHQQQAIVAKGGRGGRGNTRFATPANPAPEIAENGEPGEEREVTLELKVLADVGLVGFPSVGKSTFLSIVSAAKPKIAEYHFTTITPNLGVVAVEDGRSFVMADLPGLIEGAHEGVGLGHQFLRHIERTRVILHVIDMSGMEGRDPYDDFVKINEELNQYNMRLMERPQIVLANKMDIPGAEENLAEFKEKVGEDVQVFPISAISRQGIREVLFTTADILEVTPEFPLIHDDGVEQQRVLYKHEKEDAGFYITRDPAGTFVINGPKIEKLFKMTDFSREEATKRFARQMRTLGVDQALRDRGAEHGDVVRILKYEFEFID, from the coding sequence ATGTTTGTCGATCAGGTCAAAATTTATTTAAAAGCAGGTGACGGCGGAAACGGAATGGTAGCATTTCGCCGTGAAAAATATGTTCCAGATGGTGGTCCTGCAGGCGGTGACGGAGGAAAAGGTGCAAACGTGATTTTCGAAGTAGAAGAAGGTTTGCGTACGCTGATGGATTTTCGTTACAACCGTCATTTTAAAGCGCCACGTGGCGAGCATGGTATGTCTAAGGGCATGCATGGAAAAAAAGCTAATGATATGATCGTAAAAGTTCCTCCAGGGACTGTTGTGACAGATGCTAATACAGGTGAAACGATTGCAGACCTAGTTCATCATCAGCAGCAAGCGATTGTAGCAAAGGGTGGTCGTGGAGGACGTGGAAACACTCGTTTCGCAACTCCGGCGAATCCGGCTCCTGAGATCGCGGAAAATGGTGAACCAGGTGAAGAACGTGAAGTTACACTAGAATTAAAAGTGTTAGCGGATGTTGGATTAGTTGGTTTCCCTAGTGTAGGAAAATCAACGTTCTTATCGATCGTGTCTGCAGCTAAACCGAAAATTGCGGAATATCATTTTACAACAATCACTCCGAATTTAGGAGTAGTTGCAGTAGAAGATGGTCGCAGCTTTGTTATGGCTGACTTGCCAGGATTGATTGAAGGGGCTCATGAGGGTGTTGGGCTAGGACACCAGTTCTTAAGACACATCGAAAGAACACGTGTAATTCTTCACGTTATCGATATGTCTGGGATGGAAGGCCGAGATCCTTACGATGATTTTGTGAAAATCAACGAAGAGCTTAATCAATACAACATGCGATTAATGGAACGTCCGCAAATTGTACTTGCAAACAAGATGGACATTCCGGGCGCAGAAGAAAACCTTGCAGAGTTCAAAGAAAAAGTCGGAGAAGATGTTCAAGTATTTCCGATTTCAGCAATTTCTCGTCAAGGAATTCGTGAAGTATTATTTACGACCGCTGATATTCTTGAAGTGACTCCTGAATTCCCGCTTATCCATGATGATGGTGTGGAGCAGCAAAGGGTTCTATATAAGCACGAAAAAGAGGATGCAGGTTTTTATATTACTCGTGATCCGGCAGGAACTTTTGTTATTAATGGTCCAAAGATCGAAAAGCTGTTCAAGATGACAGACTTTTCTCGCGAAGAAGCGACGAAACGTTTTGCGCGTCAGATGCGTACACTCGGTGTTGACCAGGCGCTGCGTGATCGGGGTGCAGAGCACGGTGATGTTGTTCGTATCTTGAAATATGAATTCGAATTTATTGATTAA
- a CDS encoding ACT domain-containing protein — protein sequence MKNDQQYYMVREDVLSESMQKALEAKSLLDRGKVKTVAEAAEKVGLSRSAFYKYRDGIFPFHTMVKEKIITLSIHLEDRSGALSSLLTVVASQGCNVLTINQTIPLQGRAHITLTIETNMLQGDLKDLLSTLNRMETVERVEVVGTGA from the coding sequence ATGAAAAATGATCAGCAATATTATATGGTTAGAGAAGATGTTTTGTCTGAATCTATGCAAAAAGCTTTGGAAGCTAAATCTCTCTTAGATAGAGGAAAAGTTAAGACGGTAGCAGAAGCTGCTGAGAAAGTGGGCTTGAGCCGAAGCGCGTTTTACAAGTACCGCGATGGAATCTTTCCGTTTCATACAATGGTAAAAGAGAAAATTATTACGCTTTCTATTCATCTTGAAGACAGATCCGGTGCCCTGTCGAGCCTTTTAACAGTTGTTGCTTCTCAAGGTTGCAACGTATTAACAATTAATCAGACGATCCCATTACAAGGACGAGCACATATTACATTAACGATTGAAACGAACATGCTGCAAGGTGACTTAAAGGATCTGTTAAGTACGCTTAATAGAATGGAAACCGTCGAACGAGTAGAGGTCGTAGGAACAGGTGCATAA
- a CDS encoding transcription repressor NadR, translating to MQMSKLDKLKGDDRRSLLISWLIEAEEPLSGSLLAAKTNVSRQVIVGDMSLLKASGEPIMATAQGYVYIKPDIKNSFTRVIAANHLPEETIDELHTIVDYGVTIEDVTVEHPVYGDIKASLKLSTRKDVENLIKRLKDTNATLLSELTEGIHMHTLSSDSQEKLDKVCDALQEKGFLL from the coding sequence ATCCAGATGAGCAAACTCGATAAATTAAAAGGTGATGATAGAAGGTCGCTGCTTATATCATGGCTGATAGAAGCTGAAGAGCCCCTTAGCGGTTCATTACTCGCCGCCAAAACAAACGTTAGCAGACAAGTTATCGTTGGGGACATGTCGCTACTTAAAGCGAGCGGTGAGCCGATTATGGCAACTGCACAAGGCTATGTTTATATTAAGCCCGATATTAAAAACTCTTTCACGCGCGTGATTGCTGCAAACCATCTTCCAGAAGAAACGATCGACGAACTCCATACAATCGTGGATTACGGTGTAACCATTGAAGATGTTACAGTTGAACACCCTGTTTATGGAGATATTAAAGCTTCACTAAAGCTCTCCACTCGGAAAGATGTTGAGAATTTGATTAAGCGGCTTAAAGATACGAACGCCACTCTGTTAAGTGAGTTAACAGAAGGCATTCATATGCATACACTCTCATCTGATTCGCAGGAAAAGTTAGATAAAGTTTGTGATGCGTTACAAGAAAAGGGATTTTTATTGTAG
- a CDS encoding IscS subfamily cysteine desulfurase has product MKTLIYLDFAATTPMSETALQAFIHTSKVFFHNTESLHDGGLNAKDLLEHGRTSLANLLGIEGEGIYFTGGGSDGNFLAITSLAFGAQKKGRHIITSNIEHPSVEYVLTFLEKNGYEVSRIPVNNNGKISIDQLQATIRKDTILVTIQHVNSETGMVQDIKEIGTFLADKDILFHSDCVQSFGKYSIDYFSSAFINSFTVSAHKIHGPKGTGAVYISPSVHIKPLLSDVTHERGFRPGTVDMPSIVAFVTAADEYISKQPVVFQHAEDMRKRFLSLILTNKDIIFEGKADSSPFIIPIRILGMEGQIVMQELNRRKIAVSTGSACKNGQQEPSKALLAVGRTDSEAHGLVRISLSHQTTIEDITMLGKALNEITNKFRSVSEVLSR; this is encoded by the coding sequence GTGAAAACCTTGATATATCTCGATTTTGCTGCTACTACTCCTATGTCAGAAACAGCTTTACAAGCATTTATCCATACATCAAAAGTTTTTTTTCACAATACGGAAAGTCTCCACGATGGCGGTTTAAACGCAAAGGATTTATTGGAACATGGTAGAACTTCATTAGCAAATTTATTAGGAATAGAAGGAGAAGGAATCTATTTTACTGGCGGAGGTTCTGATGGGAATTTTCTTGCCATTACTTCTTTAGCGTTTGGCGCACAGAAAAAGGGGAGACACATTATTACTTCAAACATAGAACACCCTTCTGTTGAATACGTTCTTACCTTTTTAGAGAAGAATGGATATGAAGTTTCAAGAATTCCTGTGAACAATAACGGGAAAATTTCTATCGATCAATTGCAAGCCACAATCCGGAAAGATACCATTCTGGTTACCATTCAACATGTAAACAGTGAGACAGGAATGGTTCAAGACATCAAGGAAATAGGAACCTTCTTAGCCGATAAAGATATCTTGTTTCACAGTGACTGTGTTCAATCATTCGGAAAATATAGCATTGACTATTTCAGCTCAGCTTTCATAAATTCTTTTACTGTCTCTGCACATAAAATTCATGGACCAAAAGGAACGGGAGCTGTTTACATCTCACCGTCAGTTCATATAAAACCACTTCTTTCTGATGTAACACATGAGCGTGGCTTCCGGCCAGGAACGGTTGACATGCCCTCCATTGTAGCTTTTGTTACTGCGGCAGATGAGTATATAAGTAAGCAACCTGTCGTTTTTCAGCATGCTGAAGATATGCGAAAAAGGTTCTTATCGCTTATACTTACAAATAAAGATATTATCTTTGAAGGAAAAGCTGATAGCTCGCCTTTCATCATTCCAATCAGAATTTTAGGAATGGAAGGGCAAATTGTTATGCAGGAACTTAACAGAAGGAAGATTGCCGTTTCCACAGGATCTGCATGCAAAAATGGTCAGCAAGAACCATCTAAAGCATTACTTGCAGTAGGAAGAACTGACAGTGAAGCCCATGGTCTAGTACGGATTTCACTTAGTCACCAAACAACGATAGAAGATATCACGATGTTAGGAAAAGCACTTAATGAGATTACAAATAAATTCAGATCTGTTAGTGAGGTTTTATCCAGATGA
- the nadB gene encoding L-aspartate oxidase → MTHIEADVLIVGGGIAGLMAAEYLSSHKNVIVITKFSEEQSNSYLAQGGISAAVDKEDSWVEHLLDTIKAGHLHNDHEMVKNLVQEGKNVIHTLAQWGVRFDRTEDGSFMLGKEGGHHRNRIVHAGGDQTGKKVMDALIRRVKDKVEVITYQYAVDLIIQNNKCTGVYCKDDAGNSTFFHAKNTILAGGGYAGIYATTSNAFGSDGSVLCMAYRAGVELSDLEFVQFHPTLLTGRNTVGLITEAVRGKGGVIVNSKGIPFMEGVHPLKDLAPRDIVSRRIFEEIHNHGERVYLDIRGITGFEKHFPGVSMLCEKAGVSLNEGLIPVAPGAHFTMGGIVSDQNGKTSMAGLYAIGECANTGVHGANRLASNSLLEGAVFAKSAAQSILLTDDCNTSSFSFRELETPTQDYALASELLSEEQIRSIMDKHAGICRHEEGLKAAAEMLQLTTWNPLLINEPLSVIKRLNMQTMAWLTLTSALKREESRGSHYRKDYPFPQSEWEQKKIIRSLRHDESIIAQKAAARVFN, encoded by the coding sequence ATGACTCATATTGAAGCAGATGTATTAATTGTCGGTGGAGGAATCGCTGGATTGATGGCTGCTGAATATTTAAGTTCGCATAAGAATGTGATAGTTATCACAAAGTTTTCTGAAGAGCAATCAAATTCCTATTTAGCACAAGGCGGGATCTCTGCAGCCGTTGATAAAGAAGACTCATGGGTGGAGCATCTTCTAGACACCATTAAAGCCGGTCATCTTCACAATGATCATGAGATGGTAAAGAACCTCGTTCAAGAAGGAAAAAACGTCATCCATACTCTTGCACAGTGGGGAGTGCGGTTTGACAGAACAGAAGATGGTTCTTTTATGCTTGGAAAAGAAGGTGGGCATCACCGAAATCGAATTGTTCATGCAGGTGGAGATCAAACTGGCAAAAAGGTTATGGACGCTCTTATACGCAGAGTAAAGGATAAAGTCGAGGTGATTACATATCAATACGCCGTAGACTTAATCATACAGAATAACAAATGTACCGGAGTGTATTGTAAGGATGATGCAGGTAATTCTACCTTCTTTCATGCGAAGAATACGATTTTAGCAGGTGGTGGTTATGCAGGAATCTATGCGACTACTTCTAACGCTTTTGGATCTGATGGAAGCGTTTTATGTATGGCATACCGAGCGGGTGTTGAACTTTCTGATTTGGAATTTGTTCAATTCCATCCAACATTACTAACGGGGAGAAATACAGTTGGATTGATTACAGAAGCAGTAAGAGGCAAAGGTGGTGTCATAGTCAATTCTAAAGGAATTCCTTTTATGGAAGGTGTTCATCCTCTTAAAGACTTGGCACCGAGAGATATCGTTTCAAGAAGAATATTTGAAGAGATTCATAATCATGGTGAAAGAGTTTATCTCGATATTAGAGGTATTACTGGTTTTGAAAAACACTTTCCTGGTGTAAGTATGTTGTGCGAAAAAGCGGGGGTTTCGTTAAACGAAGGGTTGATTCCCGTAGCCCCGGGTGCTCATTTTACAATGGGTGGTATTGTTTCAGATCAGAACGGCAAAACATCAATGGCAGGACTATATGCGATAGGAGAATGTGCGAATACAGGAGTACATGGAGCGAATCGTCTCGCTAGCAACTCTCTCTTAGAGGGAGCAGTTTTTGCAAAGTCGGCAGCACAAAGTATCCTTCTCACAGATGACTGTAACACGAGTTCATTTTCTTTTCGCGAATTAGAAACGCCAACTCAGGACTATGCGCTAGCATCGGAACTGCTTAGTGAAGAGCAGATTCGATCCATAATGGATAAGCATGCTGGTATTTGTAGGCACGAAGAAGGATTAAAAGCAGCGGCAGAGATGCTGCAGTTAACAACTTGGAATCCACTACTTATCAATGAGCCTTTATCTGTGATTAAGAGATTAAATATGCAAACAATGGCTTGGCTAACCTTAACGAGCGCTCTGAAGCGTGAAGAAAGCAGGGGCAGTCATTATCGAAAGGACTATCCATTTCCACAAAGTGAGTGGGAACAAAAAAAGATTATAAGGAGTTTACGGCATGATGAATCCATTATTGCTCAAAAAGCAGCTGCAAGAGTTTTTAATTGA
- the nadC gene encoding carboxylating nicotinate-nucleotide diphosphorylase — protein sequence MNPLLLKKQLQEFLIEDIGSGDLSASLFEGNAEVTATIIAKDQGVFAGGQILSAGYELIDTTLQTNIYVSDGEWFEAGTKLAEITGKRQSVLSGERVLLNLLQRLSGIATVTAKAVSNCNGQTRICDTRKTTPGLRMLEKYAVRCGGGFNHRFGLYDTVMLKENHLAGFQSIQAAVEAARQKFGHTVKIEVETETEEQVIQAVQAGADIIMFDNCTPEEIVQRMKHVPQGMITEASGGITLEMIPEYSLTGVHYISLGYLTHSYKALDISMNVKGVIKHDYTQNLF from the coding sequence ATGAATCCATTATTGCTCAAAAAGCAGCTGCAAGAGTTTTTAATTGAAGATATTGGATCAGGAGACTTGTCAGCTTCACTGTTTGAAGGAAACGCAGAAGTTACCGCAACGATTATTGCAAAGGATCAAGGTGTATTTGCAGGTGGACAGATACTTTCAGCAGGTTATGAACTGATTGACACAACTCTTCAAACAAACATTTATGTGAGTGATGGTGAATGGTTTGAAGCTGGTACTAAACTTGCAGAAATTACTGGTAAAAGACAAAGTGTATTATCTGGAGAAAGAGTGCTGTTAAACTTGCTGCAGCGTCTCTCAGGCATCGCGACGGTCACAGCAAAAGCTGTTTCTAATTGCAACGGACAAACACGAATTTGTGATACAAGAAAAACAACACCTGGACTTAGGATGCTAGAAAAATATGCAGTAAGGTGCGGAGGAGGATTTAACCACCGATTTGGATTATACGACACGGTGATGTTGAAGGAAAACCACCTTGCAGGATTTCAATCTATTCAAGCAGCAGTTGAAGCAGCGAGACAAAAGTTTGGACATACGGTAAAAATCGAAGTTGAAACTGAGACGGAAGAACAAGTAATTCAAGCAGTGCAGGCTGGAGCAGATATTATTATGTTCGATAACTGTACGCCAGAAGAAATCGTACAGAGGATGAAGCATGTACCTCAAGGCATGATTACAGAAGCATCCGGCGGCATTACACTTGAGATGATTCCAGAGTATAGCCTTACAGGGGTCCATTATATTTCATTAGGTTACTTAACTCACTCATACAAAGCATTGGATATCAGCATGAACGTTAAAGGAGTTATAAAGCATGACTATACTCAAAACCTTTTCTAA